The following are encoded in a window of Arthrobacter antioxidans genomic DNA:
- a CDS encoding glycoside hydrolase family 13 protein: MQDPFLAPHHDGSPLYVPEQSPGVGGTLAVRVRIPARWGAPGRVFVRSIRDGEGHYDEARLLAGEGDDGGWACWEARVTAVNPTLRYRFLFELPGTGGPSLAWLNAVGTSRRDTPDRDDFRIDCRPAPAPWARDAVIYQVFPDRYARSSAAAPLDALPGWAVGCSWDEPVQPRGQLTPRQVYGGDLDGIAGRLDHIQALGATVLYLTPFFPARSNHRYDASTFDEVDPLLGGDAALVRLVEAAHARGIAVLGDLTVNHTGDAHDWFRKASADPTSEEAGFYYFSEDGTEYASWFGVPSLPKLDWSSAELRRRFVEGPESVVARWLLPPFNLDGWRIDVANMTGRHGHVDLNREVAALVRGTMDAVRPGLMLLAESTGDATEDLSGGTWDGGMTYSNFTRPLWQWLAREDRATAGINFFGTPAPGVPRIDGGDLVATHTALSSGFSWRVRSQNMTALNTHDTARAATVMVDGGAAVGLALAFLLPGLPTLFAGDEFGLRGTNGEDARTPMPWDAPDRRPADVRALIADLAALRRDSPALRDGAVRWLAATPDVVVFVREHEEECLVVAAARADHDDVRVPLDLLPGPWAAARPIDVGPRGAPAEETAHALVVSGRGPGLGVWRLPGVPAPTRRG; the protein is encoded by the coding sequence GTGCAGGATCCGTTCCTCGCACCGCACCACGACGGCTCGCCCCTGTACGTGCCCGAGCAGTCGCCGGGCGTGGGCGGCACGCTGGCGGTGCGCGTGCGGATCCCCGCCCGGTGGGGGGCGCCCGGGCGGGTGTTCGTCCGGTCGATCCGGGACGGCGAGGGGCACTACGACGAGGCGCGGCTCCTCGCCGGGGAGGGCGACGACGGCGGCTGGGCGTGCTGGGAGGCGCGCGTCACCGCCGTCAACCCAACGCTCCGCTACCGGTTCCTGTTCGAGCTGCCGGGCACCGGCGGGCCCTCGCTCGCGTGGCTCAACGCCGTCGGCACGTCCCGCCGGGACACCCCCGACCGCGACGACTTCCGGATCGACTGCCGGCCGGCGCCCGCGCCGTGGGCCCGCGACGCCGTCATCTACCAGGTGTTCCCCGACCGGTACGCGAGATCGTCCGCCGCGGCGCCCCTCGACGCCCTCCCGGGCTGGGCCGTCGGCTGCTCCTGGGACGAGCCGGTGCAGCCGCGCGGCCAGCTCACTCCGCGGCAGGTGTACGGGGGAGACCTCGACGGCATCGCCGGACGCCTCGACCACATCCAGGCGCTGGGCGCGACGGTCCTGTACCTGACGCCCTTCTTCCCCGCGCGGTCCAACCACCGGTACGACGCCTCGACCTTCGACGAGGTGGACCCGCTCCTCGGGGGCGACGCCGCCCTCGTCCGGCTCGTCGAGGCCGCCCACGCCCGCGGGATCGCTGTCCTCGGGGACCTCACCGTCAACCACACCGGCGACGCCCACGACTGGTTCCGGAAGGCCTCCGCCGACCCGACCAGCGAGGAGGCGGGCTTCTACTACTTCAGCGAGGACGGCACGGAGTACGCCAGCTGGTTCGGCGTCCCCAGCCTGCCGAAACTGGACTGGTCCTCGGCGGAACTGCGGCGGCGCTTCGTCGAGGGCCCGGAGTCGGTGGTGGCCCGGTGGCTGCTCCCGCCCTTCAACCTCGACGGCTGGCGCATCGACGTCGCCAACATGACCGGTCGGCACGGGCACGTGGACCTCAACCGGGAGGTGGCAGCACTCGTCCGCGGCACCATGGACGCCGTCCGGCCCGGGCTGATGCTGCTCGCCGAATCCACGGGCGACGCCACCGAGGACCTCTCCGGGGGGACCTGGGACGGCGGCATGACCTACTCGAACTTCACCCGCCCGCTCTGGCAGTGGCTGGCCCGCGAGGACCGGGCGACGGCGGGCATCAACTTCTTCGGCACGCCCGCGCCCGGCGTGCCCAGGATCGACGGCGGCGACCTCGTCGCCACGCACACGGCGCTGTCCTCCGGATTCTCCTGGCGGGTCCGCTCGCAGAACATGACGGCACTGAACACCCACGACACCGCGCGCGCCGCCACGGTGATGGTCGACGGCGGCGCCGCCGTCGGGCTCGCGCTCGCCTTCCTGCTGCCCGGCCTGCCCACGCTCTTCGCCGGCGACGAGTTCGGGCTGCGGGGCACCAACGGCGAGGACGCCCGGACGCCCATGCCGTGGGACGCCCCGGACCGCCGGCCCGCCGACGTGCGCGCCCTGATCGCGGACCTGGCGGCGCTCCGACGCGATTCGCCGGCCCTGCGGGACGGCGCGGTGCGCTGGCTGGCCGCGACGCCCGACGTCGTCGTGTTCGTGCGGGAGCACGAGGAGGAATGCCTCGTGGTCGCGGCGGCCCGGGCGGATCACGACGACGTCCGGGTGCCGCTCGACCTGCTGCCCGGCCCGTGGGCCGCGGCCCGGCCGATCGACGTGGGCCCGCGGGGGGCCCCGGCGGAGGAGACGGCGCATGCGCTCGTGGTCTCCGGCCGCGGCCCGGGACTCGGGGTGTGGCGTCTTCCCGGCGTCCCCGCACCCACGCGCCGGGGATGA
- a CDS encoding sugar ABC transporter permease: protein MTTFTDPQAVAPAETRAGGSGRVPEQRKRTFGQWFRHKGWRHVVGVVTTLFAVFPLLYVLSAALNSNGTMAGSNVLFSRFDTGNFEALFSNPSRPFGRWFMNTMIIGVVTSAATVFLGALAAYAFSRMRFKGRRVSLLSLLILQMFPQLLAVVAIFLLLNAITDVVPWLGLGSQLGLIMVYLGGALGVNTYLMYGFFNTVPKSLDEAARIDGASHVQVFFTIILPLVTPILAVVGLLAFIGLSSEFVIASVVLTDPDSQTLAVGLYSYVAQQRSENWGVFAAGAVLAAVPVMALFLFLQKYITTGLVSGSVKG from the coding sequence ATGACCACGTTCACCGATCCCCAGGCAGTCGCCCCCGCCGAGACGCGCGCAGGCGGGTCCGGTCGTGTCCCTGAGCAGCGCAAGCGCACGTTCGGCCAGTGGTTCAGGCACAAGGGCTGGCGCCACGTCGTCGGCGTCGTGACCACGCTCTTCGCCGTGTTCCCGCTGCTCTATGTGCTCTCCGCGGCCCTGAACTCCAACGGCACGATGGCCGGCTCCAACGTCCTGTTCAGCCGGTTCGACACCGGCAACTTCGAGGCCCTGTTCTCCAACCCGAGCAGGCCCTTCGGGCGGTGGTTCATGAACACCATGATCATCGGCGTGGTGACCTCCGCGGCCACCGTGTTCCTCGGCGCCCTCGCCGCCTACGCGTTCAGCCGCATGCGCTTCAAGGGCCGCCGCGTGAGCCTGCTCTCGCTGCTGATCCTGCAGATGTTCCCCCAGCTGCTCGCCGTCGTCGCCATCTTCCTCCTCCTGAACGCCATCACCGACGTCGTCCCGTGGCTGGGCCTCGGCAGCCAGCTCGGCCTGATCATGGTCTACCTGGGCGGAGCGCTGGGCGTGAACACGTACCTCATGTACGGGTTCTTCAACACCGTCCCGAAGTCCCTCGACGAGGCCGCGCGCATCGACGGCGCCAGCCACGTACAGGTGTTCTTCACCATCATCCTGCCGCTCGTCACGCCCATCCTCGCCGTCGTGGGGCTCCTCGCGTTCATCGGCCTGAGCAGCGAGTTCGTGATCGCCAGCGTGGTGCTCACGGATCCCGACTCGCAGACCCTCGCCGTGGGCCTGTACTCCTACGTGGCGCAGCAGCGCTCGGAGAACTGGGGCGTCTTCGCGGCGGGCGCGGTGCTCGCGGCCGTGCCGGTCATGGCCCTGTTCCTCTTCCTGCAGAAGTACATCACCACCGGCCTCGTCTCCGGCTCCGTCAAGGGCTGA
- a CDS encoding ABC transporter permease subunit, which yields MLTSAPPGPAATRPPQKTAARSDSTLGLLAKIVLLGLVDAFAVYVLITLFLQEKWVILLVGAAVTVLINWIYLRRGGLPAKYLAPGIFFLVVFQVFVMIYSGYVAFTNYGDGHNSTKADAVNAIQLSAQQRVPDSPAYRVSVLEADGDFHLLATDPDGGVSVGTTGVPLEEADDAVTDGTGKGVELEGYRTLQFGEVLANQADILAITVPFSDDPEDGSLKTSDGSNAYVYRPSLSYDETTSTFTDLETGTTYADTGEGSFRSAEGEQLSTGWKINVGFDNFVKAFTDPNIRGPLVQVVLWTFTFAIVSVLSTFALGLFLANAFNLPDLRGKRIYRILMILPYAFPAFLAGLVWSGLLNPEFGFVNNTFFGGADIPWLTDPLLAKVSVLVVNLWLGFPYMFLVCTGALQSLPEEVTEAARMDGATAWRTFTAIKLPLLLVSVAPLLIASFAFNFNNFNVIYMLTDGGPRFDGTTANIGHTDILITMVYEIAFGTGVGRDYGLASALSIIIFIIVAVISAISFRQTKALEDIN from the coding sequence ATGCTCACTTCGGCCCCTCCCGGCCCGGCCGCAACGCGTCCTCCCCAGAAGACCGCAGCCCGCTCCGATTCCACCCTCGGCCTGCTCGCGAAGATCGTGCTGCTCGGCCTCGTGGACGCCTTCGCGGTCTACGTCCTCATCACGCTCTTCCTGCAGGAGAAGTGGGTGATCCTCCTCGTCGGCGCGGCCGTGACGGTCCTCATCAACTGGATCTACCTGCGCAGGGGCGGCCTGCCGGCGAAGTACCTGGCCCCCGGGATCTTCTTCCTGGTGGTCTTCCAGGTGTTCGTCATGATCTACAGCGGCTATGTGGCCTTCACCAACTACGGCGACGGCCACAACAGCACCAAGGCCGACGCCGTGAACGCCATCCAGCTCTCCGCGCAGCAGCGGGTCCCGGACTCGCCCGCCTACCGCGTCTCCGTCCTCGAGGCCGACGGCGACTTCCACCTCCTCGCCACCGACCCCGACGGCGGGGTGTCCGTGGGCACCACCGGCGTACCGCTCGAGGAGGCCGACGACGCCGTCACCGACGGCACCGGCAAGGGCGTGGAGCTCGAGGGCTACCGCACGCTGCAGTTCGGTGAGGTCCTCGCGAACCAGGCGGACATCCTCGCGATCACCGTCCCGTTCTCCGACGACCCGGAGGACGGCAGCCTCAAGACCAGCGACGGATCGAACGCCTACGTGTACCGCCCGTCGCTGAGCTACGACGAGACCACGAGCACCTTCACCGACCTCGAGACCGGGACCACCTACGCCGACACGGGCGAGGGCTCCTTCCGGTCCGCCGAGGGCGAGCAGCTGAGCACCGGCTGGAAGATCAATGTCGGCTTCGACAACTTCGTGAAGGCGTTCACGGACCCGAACATCCGCGGCCCGCTGGTGCAGGTGGTCCTGTGGACCTTCACCTTCGCGATCGTCTCCGTGCTGTCCACGTTCGCGCTCGGCCTGTTCCTCGCGAACGCCTTCAACCTCCCGGACCTCCGCGGCAAGCGGATCTACCGCATCCTGATGATCCTGCCCTACGCCTTCCCGGCCTTCCTCGCCGGCCTCGTGTGGTCCGGCCTGCTGAACCCCGAGTTCGGCTTCGTCAACAACACCTTCTTCGGCGGCGCGGACATCCCGTGGCTGACGGACCCGCTGCTCGCGAAGGTCAGCGTCCTCGTGGTGAACCTCTGGCTCGGCTTCCCGTACATGTTCCTGGTGTGCACCGGGGCCCTGCAGTCCCTGCCCGAGGAGGTCACCGAGGCCGCCCGTATGGACGGCGCGACCGCGTGGCGCACGTTCACCGCCATCAAGCTGCCCCTGCTGCTGGTCTCGGTCGCGCCGCTGCTCATCGCGAGCTTCGCGTTCAACTTCAACAACTTCAACGTCATCTACATGCTGACCGACGGCGGCCCCCGCTTCGACGGCACGACGGCGAACATCGGCCACACCGACATCCTCATCACCATGGTCTACGAGATCGCGTTCGGCACCGGTGTGGGCCGCGACTACGGCCTCGCCAGTGCCCTGTCCATCATCATCTTCATCATCGTCGCCGTGATCTCCGCCATCAGCTTCCGGCAGACCAAGGCACTGGAGGACATCAACTGA
- a CDS encoding sugar ABC transporter substrate-binding protein, producing the protein MKVRSNQPTRRHALITGVMSVAVLALTACGGGAAESPSAGSSSAAPNLAEGGATTLTMWVDAERAPALEEITRSFKEDTGIEVKLAVKDFAAVRDDFITQVPTGKGPDLIVGPHDWLGTFVQNGVVAPVELGDKASEFQESAVQAMTYDGNVYGVPYALENIALLRNTDLVPEAAATFDEVIANGEAAVAAGDATYPFLVGMDPKQGDPYHLYPLQTSMGVPVFGQNEDGSYNADELLLGEPNGVEFAKKLVEWGDTGSKVINSNITGDIAKEKFNAGESPYFLTGPWNVPDAQAAGLNLAVDKLPTVGDQDAQPFIGVNGFFISSKSANALAANEFAVNYLSTEAAQDAMYDVGGRPPALKASFDKAASDPIVAAFGEIGANGVPMPALPEMQAVWADWGGTELALIKGSGDPAAAWTTMVSNIEAKIAEQ; encoded by the coding sequence ATGAAGGTGCGATCCAACCAGCCGACCCGTCGGCACGCTCTGATCACCGGCGTCATGTCGGTGGCCGTCCTGGCCCTCACGGCCTGCGGCGGAGGAGCCGCCGAGTCCCCCTCGGCCGGCTCCAGCTCCGCCGCCCCGAATCTCGCGGAGGGCGGCGCCACCACCCTCACCATGTGGGTCGACGCCGAGCGCGCCCCCGCCCTCGAGGAGATCACCAGGTCCTTCAAGGAGGACACCGGCATCGAGGTCAAGCTCGCGGTCAAGGACTTCGCCGCCGTGCGCGACGACTTCATCACCCAGGTGCCCACCGGCAAGGGACCCGACCTGATCGTGGGCCCCCACGACTGGCTGGGCACGTTCGTGCAGAACGGCGTCGTCGCCCCCGTGGAGCTCGGCGACAAGGCCTCCGAGTTCCAGGAGTCCGCCGTCCAGGCCATGACCTACGACGGCAACGTCTACGGCGTGCCCTACGCCCTGGAGAACATCGCCCTCCTGCGCAACACGGACCTCGTCCCCGAGGCCGCCGCCACGTTCGACGAGGTCATCGCCAACGGCGAGGCCGCCGTCGCCGCCGGAGACGCGACCTACCCGTTCCTGGTGGGCATGGACCCCAAGCAGGGCGACCCCTACCACCTGTACCCGCTGCAGACCTCGATGGGCGTGCCGGTGTTCGGGCAGAACGAGGACGGCAGCTACAACGCCGACGAGCTGCTGCTCGGCGAGCCGAACGGCGTGGAATTCGCCAAGAAGCTCGTGGAGTGGGGCGACACCGGATCGAAGGTCATCAACTCGAACATCACGGGTGACATCGCCAAGGAGAAGTTCAACGCCGGCGAGTCGCCCTACTTCCTGACCGGTCCCTGGAACGTCCCCGATGCCCAGGCCGCAGGCCTGAACCTCGCCGTCGACAAGCTCCCCACGGTCGGCGACCAGGACGCCCAGCCCTTCATCGGCGTCAACGGCTTCTTCATCTCCTCGAAGAGCGCCAACGCCCTCGCCGCGAACGAGTTCGCCGTGAACTACCTGAGCACCGAAGCCGCCCAGGATGCGATGTACGACGTCGGAGGCCGCCCGCCGGCCCTCAAGGCCAGCTTCGACAAGGCGGCGTCCGACCCCATCGTCGCGGCATTCGGTGAGATCGGCGCCAACGGCGTCCCGATGCCCGCCCTGCCCGAGATGCAGGCCGTCTGGGCCGACTGGGGAGGAACCGAGCTCGCGCTGATCAAGGGCAGCGGCGATCCCGCCGCAGCCTGGACCACCATGGTGAGCAACATCGAGGCGAAGATCGCCGAACAGTAG
- a CDS encoding alpha-amylase family glycosyl hydrolase, whose translation MSEIAPLLHGEDLSSPDAFHAPLHTPSEGDQWWRSSVIYQVYPRSFRDSNGDGMGDLPGITAELGHLAELSIDALWLSPFFTSPQRDGGYDVADYCDVDPLFGTLADFDALVARADSLDIRVIVDLVPNHCSSEHVLFRAALAAPAGSAERAMFIFRDGRGADGSEPPNNWQSHFGGPAWTRVVDADGTPGQWYLHLFDSSQPDFNWDNPAVRAEFERVLRFWLDRGVGGFRVDVAHALIKAEGLPDWGGRADGGSSEGFPGWEAPMFGQEEIHDIYRQWRAILAEYDGERILCAEASIDPLPRLTNWVRSDQMHQAFNFAYLHHPWNAHGLRHVISSSLTAFDAVDAPTTWVLSNHDVVRHASRFGLTDGPPRGGDGIGRSDAQPDTATGLARARAASLAMFALPGGIYLYQGEELGLPDHTAMPDDARQDPTFVRTAGERIGRDGCRVPLPWQAEAPAFGFGDAEAPAAPWLPQPEGWADYARDVQSVDPESTLSLYRTALQLRRDLRLGAGSLSWSRNFECSDVVAFRNGEVLVVLNMGEFAAPLPEGTVIAASTPGSVTEGMLAPNACVWLMAAG comes from the coding sequence ATGTCTGAGATCGCCCCCCTCCTGCACGGCGAGGACCTGTCCTCCCCCGATGCCTTCCATGCACCGCTCCACACCCCGTCCGAGGGCGACCAGTGGTGGCGCTCGTCCGTCATCTACCAGGTGTACCCGCGGTCGTTCCGCGACTCGAACGGTGACGGGATGGGCGACCTCCCGGGCATCACGGCCGAGCTGGGGCACCTCGCCGAGCTCAGCATCGACGCGCTCTGGCTCTCGCCGTTCTTCACCTCGCCCCAGCGCGACGGCGGCTACGACGTCGCGGACTACTGCGACGTCGACCCCCTGTTCGGCACGCTCGCCGACTTCGACGCGCTCGTGGCCCGTGCGGACAGCCTGGACATCCGCGTGATCGTCGACCTCGTACCCAATCACTGCTCCAGTGAGCACGTGCTCTTCCGGGCCGCGCTCGCGGCTCCCGCGGGCTCCGCGGAACGCGCGATGTTCATCTTCCGGGACGGCCGCGGCGCCGACGGCAGCGAGCCGCCCAACAACTGGCAGTCGCACTTCGGCGGGCCGGCCTGGACCCGCGTCGTCGACGCCGACGGCACGCCCGGCCAGTGGTACCTCCACCTGTTCGACTCCTCGCAGCCCGACTTCAACTGGGACAACCCCGCGGTGCGGGCCGAGTTCGAGAGGGTCCTGCGCTTCTGGCTCGACCGCGGCGTCGGCGGCTTCCGCGTGGACGTGGCCCATGCCCTCATCAAGGCCGAGGGGCTGCCGGACTGGGGCGGACGCGCCGACGGCGGATCCTCCGAGGGCTTCCCCGGCTGGGAGGCGCCCATGTTCGGCCAGGAGGAGATCCACGACATCTACCGGCAGTGGCGCGCCATCCTCGCCGAGTACGACGGCGAGCGCATCCTGTGCGCGGAGGCCTCGATCGATCCCCTGCCGCGGCTCACGAACTGGGTCCGTTCCGACCAGATGCACCAGGCCTTCAACTTCGCCTACCTCCACCACCCGTGGAACGCGCACGGCCTCCGGCACGTCATCTCCTCCTCCCTCACCGCGTTCGACGCCGTGGACGCCCCCACCACCTGGGTGCTGAGCAACCACGACGTCGTCCGGCACGCCAGCCGCTTCGGCCTGACGGACGGCCCGCCGCGGGGCGGTGACGGCATCGGCCGTTCGGACGCGCAGCCCGACACCGCGACCGGCCTCGCCCGCGCCCGTGCCGCGTCGCTCGCCATGTTCGCGCTGCCCGGCGGGATCTACCTCTACCAGGGCGAGGAGCTCGGCCTGCCCGACCACACCGCCATGCCCGACGACGCGCGGCAGGACCCGACCTTCGTCCGCACGGCCGGCGAGAGGATCGGCCGCGACGGATGCCGCGTCCCCCTTCCCTGGCAGGCCGAGGCGCCCGCGTTCGGGTTCGGGGACGCCGAGGCGCCCGCGGCACCGTGGCTGCCGCAGCCGGAGGGCTGGGCGGACTACGCCCGCGACGTGCAGTCCGTCGACCCCGAGTCCACCCTCTCGCTGTACCGGACGGCCCTGCAGCTCCGCCGGGACCTGCGCCTCGGCGCCGGATCCCTCAGCTGGTCCCGGAACTTCGAGTGTTCCGACGTCGTGGCGTTCCGCAACGGCGAGGTGCTGGTGGTGCTCAACATGGGCGAGTTCGCCGCTCCCCTGCCGGAGGGCACCGTCATCGCCGCCAGCACGCCGGGCTCGGTCACGGAGGGCATGCTCGCCCCGAACGCCTGCGTCTGGCTGATGGCCGCCGGGTAG
- a CDS encoding LacI family DNA-binding transcriptional regulator, with translation MAGIKDVAQLAGVSTATVSRALSGNGRVSERSRARVLQAARELDFVVSSTASSLASGRHRNIGVVVPSVARWYYSQIVDSLAASLLTAGYDLTLYNLNEDAGLRDRVLSEFLLRQRCDGVIPVSLELSREELGQLLAVGKPVVGIGGPLPGAETYSVNDREIAELATEHLITLGHRRIAHIGGSDAFENDFRIAGTRRHGYESAMAAAGLEILDSWRVDADFTIQGAHSQAKQLLGYPRDTPTAVFCASDEMAIGAILAARELGLRVPEDVSVIGIDGHELGEALGLTTVAQFPQQQGQRAVERLLQILQDPGAYRPAHHSARTALIIRSSTAAPST, from the coding sequence ATGGCCGGCATCAAGGACGTCGCCCAGCTGGCCGGCGTGTCCACCGCGACCGTGTCCCGGGCCCTCAGCGGCAACGGCCGGGTCTCCGAACGGTCGCGCGCCCGCGTCCTGCAGGCGGCGAGGGAGCTGGATTTCGTCGTCAGCTCCACGGCGTCCTCCCTGGCGTCCGGGCGGCACCGCAACATCGGCGTCGTCGTGCCGTCCGTGGCCCGCTGGTACTACTCCCAGATCGTGGACAGCCTCGCGGCGTCGCTCCTCACCGCCGGCTACGACCTCACGCTCTACAACCTGAACGAGGACGCCGGCCTCCGCGACCGCGTCCTGTCCGAGTTCCTGCTGCGCCAGCGCTGCGACGGCGTCATCCCGGTCTCCCTCGAACTGAGCAGGGAGGAACTGGGACAGCTCCTCGCCGTCGGCAAGCCCGTCGTGGGGATCGGCGGTCCGCTGCCCGGCGCCGAGACCTACAGCGTCAACGACCGCGAGATCGCGGAGCTCGCCACCGAGCACCTCATCACCCTGGGGCACCGGCGCATCGCCCACATCGGCGGGTCGGACGCCTTCGAGAACGATTTCCGGATCGCCGGCACGCGCCGCCACGGCTACGAGTCGGCGATGGCCGCGGCGGGGCTGGAGATCCTCGACTCCTGGCGGGTGGACGCCGACTTCACCATCCAGGGCGCGCACAGCCAGGCGAAGCAGCTCCTCGGCTACCCGCGGGACACCCCGACGGCCGTCTTCTGCGCCTCGGACGAGATGGCCATCGGCGCCATCCTGGCCGCCCGCGAGCTGGGTCTGCGCGTCCCCGAGGACGTCTCCGTGATCGGCATCGACGGGCACGAGCTCGGTGAGGCGCTCGGCCTGACCACCGTGGCCCAGTTCCCGCAGCAGCAGGGCCAGCGCGCCGTCGAGCGCCTGCTGCAGATCCTGCAGGACCCCGGCGCCTACCGTCCCGCGCACCACTCCGCCCGGACCGCGCTGATCATCCGGTCGAGCACCGCCGCGCCGTCCACCTGA